A portion of the Myxococcales bacterium genome contains these proteins:
- a CDS encoding protein kinase, translating into MAGTEALPELDAYEVLAPIAQGGMATVYLARLREHPDKLVALKILRPELCVGRGASAEGATEFVAMFLDEARIASRFAHAHIATIHGLGHDRGHYFLAMELLRGRTLLEVVDEALRRGGAMPFEVVAWVGARIAEALDYVHELRDESGASREIVHRDVTPSNVFLTNDGDPKLIDFGLAKARDRIASTSHGILKGKLAYLAPEQVAGAPSDRRSDVFSLAVTLWEVSVGDRLFRADDDVETVRRVARAEVPDPRSKVPGYPDALAEALLRALARAPEDRTKTAKVFAAELDAAVKAIGRGVSAPVVGALVSELFPAAAARPWERLADELSPPASRSAALAGGSIVRAWDESGKKMTWMAVAVDEPSERDVTGGVPPDRESTRLTTLSKTPPSNLRSAVDEALAERAQALKPSDEPARARLLLERAIVDDALGDGARAEELAAASAKANPSAAAFAFSRRLAARAARGRGGDAALSAIATLVRLLDAELERTDEARSKADLLGERGRLLSAKEDWAGARASFERALEIHPGHAASLKGLETALRHLPGARAHLADHLARMADAYAPEPRLAAWLLVERARVFDRDLARPDDARAAMARALTLDGGLGPVRRAATDMATEHHDGALLVELLAAEAELERSPDRAAALELFAAGTARHVLREPARAAQLLERARKRSVTSPLQKRIVLDEVVLVEESLGHFVEALGARRERLTLIKDPAERSVELRLLAALEESLGDVDRAVLSLSEARRGAPGDVTVSAALARLLEKKGDVERLLELHAHDAATSMDGGQRTASALMAARLAETKGQLDRAAEFYRTALSASADCLEALDALDRLSRRTRPESTLDEVRARVALHRHAAENVTDVERRVAHLTSVATLFEEIAGDVAAALSTYQSILALTPRRMVALIGVERCARRLGDAGRAAESLLEQAGVAADVGDANALRLRAAELLKERDPTRALQLVDAILASSSSGPDAHALRARLLERSETWHLAADEHRRLIELATDDGERVDRLLALAELLRTRLGQRSQAIECVRQALVVDAKESRALAMLVVLLDELEDPREAERGLLALADGVDGELRARVLWKAAGRAEFGSSSDASALGALHRLADENPSETWLVERQRRLALRLARDGDAEPLRRFTNPDALPAHSLDECFADRDMAREVALDLSARLIELAPPAPWALRTVEVLAERYGEPGLLRRVLSAQAETFSVKSARLGALWEQIRLADWLVGHDIRGTLELVLALAPDDRAALDAVVERSGAALRNGDLGARGPMALALRDLASTKDEHRRFASLLELGLSLFCGAMSAVGQKEALKEVRLALRQDRSSAAAAAATAWIGETVEDVRAAVEGAVALAEQSHGTARAAGFLRRAALLLASKDAPGGRSERLAQAAELLERSLLTEPDSVQAILALVSARSEAGEAGRLEPILSDVLARARTHDAIAAAGTALAQALGKEPTTRLTAIDALRRVVQSKPDDGVALRLLADLLMATGARADATSVLEKLAADGRDSPVRMKALFDLAAIHRQAGAVGEVERALSTIVDMDPLSAPALRDLVALRKEANPNAADLMPLLSRLAEAAPTEEEKASALVELAERRAASGDGAGAERDMIEATAVSPTAARLARVIDLAAHDRGAEARLLSALVARGEQLGRPNAPAWAALGALEVDMGKAVEGVAHLKRALALEPSMPEARAALGRGLVGLGNGEEAAKTLFAMMSPDAAPLLSLREPGALLASFEAALARAGRRDESVVARELRAVAGALDDGAHVELRARRRGVVLAPGEGERILGVAIPEEGRELLALAGALAGLEAKLVRSDAAALEINAKKKLPASHALPVIAQWLARLFGLDAPPVVSTERLTSVRVLAIDGELWLGVPPALAAKPEPEQVASLARAMVRMALAVPYVDELLADELSALLVATAERAAPGSMAAVRGIDEALLGEFSQRLTRLVGRRQKKALVDLAGRVPPLAASCGELLLRTVAQAELRAAFVVTGDLLATLDSLKASNAGLRREMDAAGPRALAAVLTHPLAGDLVRAALNPVTTAARVRLGTLWTGGSLAPPRR; encoded by the coding sequence ATGGCTGGCACCGAAGCGCTGCCCGAATTGGATGCCTACGAGGTCCTCGCGCCCATCGCCCAGGGGGGCATGGCGACGGTGTACTTGGCGCGCCTTCGGGAGCACCCCGACAAGCTCGTCGCGCTCAAGATCCTCCGGCCCGAGCTCTGCGTGGGCCGCGGCGCGAGCGCCGAGGGGGCTACGGAATTCGTGGCCATGTTCCTCGATGAGGCGCGCATCGCGTCGCGCTTCGCGCACGCGCACATCGCGACCATCCACGGGCTCGGGCACGACCGTGGTCACTATTTCTTGGCGATGGAACTCCTGCGCGGGCGCACGCTCCTCGAGGTCGTCGACGAGGCTTTGAGGCGCGGCGGTGCCATGCCCTTCGAGGTCGTCGCGTGGGTCGGCGCGCGCATCGCGGAGGCGCTCGACTACGTCCACGAGCTCCGCGACGAGAGCGGGGCCAGTCGCGAGATCGTTCACCGCGATGTGACGCCCAGCAACGTGTTCTTGACCAACGATGGCGACCCGAAGCTCATCGACTTTGGCCTGGCCAAGGCCCGCGACCGCATCGCGTCGACGTCCCACGGCATCCTCAAGGGCAAGCTCGCGTACCTCGCGCCAGAGCAGGTAGCCGGAGCCCCGTCCGATCGACGTTCCGACGTCTTCTCACTCGCCGTCACGCTCTGGGAGGTCTCCGTGGGAGACCGTCTCTTCCGCGCCGACGACGACGTCGAGACGGTCCGCCGCGTGGCGCGCGCCGAGGTGCCCGACCCGCGCAGCAAGGTGCCCGGCTACCCGGACGCGTTGGCCGAGGCGCTCCTCCGCGCGCTCGCGCGGGCCCCCGAAGACCGCACGAAGACCGCCAAGGTGTTCGCCGCGGAGCTTGATGCCGCCGTAAAGGCCATCGGGCGCGGCGTCTCGGCGCCGGTCGTCGGCGCCCTCGTCAGCGAGCTATTTCCTGCGGCCGCCGCCCGACCATGGGAGCGCTTGGCCGACGAGCTCTCGCCGCCGGCCTCGCGCAGCGCCGCGCTGGCGGGAGGCTCCATCGTTCGCGCGTGGGACGAGTCGGGCAAGAAGATGACGTGGATGGCGGTGGCTGTCGACGAGCCTTCGGAGCGCGACGTGACGGGCGGCGTCCCCCCGGACCGCGAGAGCACGCGACTCACCACGCTGTCGAAGACGCCGCCGTCGAACTTGCGCTCCGCCGTCGATGAGGCGCTCGCGGAACGGGCCCAGGCGCTCAAGCCGAGCGATGAGCCCGCGCGCGCGCGCCTCCTCTTGGAGCGAGCCATCGTCGACGATGCGCTCGGCGATGGCGCCCGTGCGGAGGAGCTCGCGGCGGCGTCGGCGAAGGCCAACCCCAGCGCTGCCGCCTTCGCATTTTCACGCCGGCTCGCGGCGCGGGCGGCGCGGGGGAGGGGAGGCGACGCTGCTCTCTCCGCCATCGCGACGCTCGTGCGGCTGCTCGACGCTGAGCTCGAACGGACCGACGAGGCTCGCTCCAAGGCCGATCTCCTCGGCGAGCGAGGTCGCCTGCTCTCGGCCAAGGAGGACTGGGCCGGCGCACGCGCCAGCTTCGAGCGCGCGCTCGAGATCCATCCGGGCCACGCGGCTTCGCTCAAGGGGCTTGAGACGGCGCTTCGACACCTTCCCGGAGCAAGGGCGCACCTCGCCGACCACCTCGCTCGAATGGCCGACGCGTACGCTCCCGAGCCCCGCCTCGCTGCGTGGCTCCTGGTGGAACGCGCGCGCGTCTTCGATCGCGATCTTGCGCGTCCCGACGACGCGCGGGCCGCGATGGCCCGTGCCCTCACCCTCGATGGTGGCCTTGGACCGGTCCGTCGAGCCGCGACCGATATGGCGACGGAGCATCATGACGGCGCGCTGCTCGTCGAGCTCTTGGCCGCTGAGGCGGAGCTTGAGCGGTCGCCCGACCGCGCCGCCGCCTTGGAGCTCTTTGCCGCCGGGACGGCGCGGCACGTGCTCCGCGAGCCAGCCCGCGCGGCGCAGCTCCTCGAGCGTGCCAGGAAGCGCTCCGTGACGTCACCCTTGCAGAAGCGCATCGTGCTCGACGAAGTGGTGTTGGTCGAAGAGTCGCTTGGGCATTTCGTGGAAGCGCTCGGCGCACGTCGAGAGCGGCTCACGTTGATCAAAGATCCCGCCGAGCGCAGCGTCGAGCTTCGTCTCCTGGCTGCGCTGGAGGAGTCGCTCGGGGACGTGGACCGCGCCGTTCTTTCGCTCTCGGAGGCTCGCCGCGGAGCGCCCGGCGACGTGACCGTCTCGGCGGCCCTCGCGCGGCTCCTAGAGAAGAAGGGCGACGTGGAGCGTCTCCTCGAGCTTCACGCACACGACGCGGCGACCAGCATGGACGGTGGACAGCGAACGGCGAGCGCTCTCATGGCGGCGCGGCTCGCCGAGACCAAAGGGCAGCTGGACCGAGCCGCTGAGTTTTATCGTACGGCGCTCTCCGCCAGCGCCGATTGCCTCGAGGCGCTGGATGCCCTCGATCGCCTATCGCGGCGCACGCGCCCCGAGTCGACGCTCGACGAGGTTCGTGCCCGCGTCGCGTTGCACCGCCATGCGGCGGAGAACGTGACGGACGTCGAGCGACGTGTGGCTCACCTTACGTCCGTCGCGACGCTCTTCGAGGAGATCGCCGGTGACGTGGCGGCGGCCCTCTCGACATACCAGTCGATCCTCGCGCTGACGCCGCGTCGCATGGTGGCGTTGATCGGCGTGGAGCGCTGCGCGCGCCGACTTGGCGACGCGGGCCGCGCCGCCGAGTCACTCCTAGAGCAAGCGGGCGTCGCCGCCGACGTGGGCGACGCGAACGCGCTTCGGCTCCGTGCCGCCGAGCTCCTCAAGGAGCGCGACCCGACCCGTGCCCTTCAGCTCGTCGACGCGATCCTCGCGTCGTCGTCGTCGGGGCCCGATGCGCACGCGCTGCGAGCCCGCCTCCTCGAACGAAGCGAGACCTGGCACCTCGCCGCCGACGAACACCGGCGACTCATCGAGCTCGCCACCGATGACGGCGAGCGCGTCGACCGCCTGCTCGCCCTCGCCGAGCTGCTCCGCACGCGACTCGGTCAGCGGTCGCAGGCCATTGAGTGCGTGAGGCAGGCGCTCGTCGTCGACGCGAAGGAGTCGCGCGCCCTGGCCATGCTCGTCGTTCTTCTCGACGAGCTCGAAGACCCGCGAGAGGCGGAGCGAGGGCTCCTCGCCTTGGCCGACGGCGTCGATGGTGAGCTTCGCGCGCGCGTCCTTTGGAAGGCGGCGGGCCGCGCCGAGTTCGGTTCCAGCAGCGACGCGTCGGCGCTTGGCGCGCTCCATCGCCTGGCCGACGAGAATCCCAGCGAGACTTGGCTCGTGGAGCGGCAGCGGCGTCTCGCGCTGCGGCTCGCCCGAGACGGTGACGCCGAGCCGCTGCGCCGCTTCACGAACCCCGACGCGCTTCCCGCCCACTCGCTCGATGAATGTTTTGCAGACCGAGACATGGCGCGCGAAGTCGCGTTGGACCTCTCGGCTCGGCTCATCGAACTCGCCCCGCCGGCGCCGTGGGCTCTTCGCACCGTTGAGGTGCTTGCGGAGCGTTACGGCGAACCGGGGCTGCTAAGGCGCGTCCTGTCGGCGCAGGCCGAGACGTTCTCGGTCAAGAGCGCTCGTCTGGGCGCGCTCTGGGAGCAAATACGCCTCGCCGATTGGCTGGTCGGTCACGACATCCGGGGCACCCTCGAGCTGGTCCTGGCGCTCGCACCCGACGACCGGGCGGCGCTTGACGCGGTCGTGGAGCGCTCCGGCGCGGCGCTCCGCAACGGAGACCTTGGGGCCCGAGGTCCGATGGCGCTCGCGCTGCGCGACCTGGCATCGACCAAGGATGAACATCGCAGGTTTGCGTCGCTCCTCGAGCTTGGTCTCTCGCTCTTCTGTGGCGCCATGAGCGCCGTTGGTCAGAAGGAAGCGCTCAAGGAGGTTCGCTTGGCGCTGCGGCAAGATCGCTCCTCGGCGGCGGCCGCGGCTGCGACGGCGTGGATCGGCGAAACGGTGGAGGACGTGCGCGCCGCCGTCGAGGGCGCGGTCGCCCTCGCGGAGCAATCCCATGGGACGGCGCGCGCGGCGGGGTTCCTCCGGCGCGCCGCGCTCTTGCTCGCTTCGAAGGATGCTCCCGGCGGCCGCAGCGAGCGGCTCGCTCAAGCGGCGGAGCTCCTCGAGCGGTCGCTCCTCACCGAGCCCGACTCGGTGCAGGCGATCCTGGCGCTCGTCTCCGCGCGCTCCGAGGCCGGGGAAGCCGGACGTCTCGAGCCGATTCTCTCCGATGTGCTCGCGCGCGCGCGCACTCACGACGCCATCGCCGCGGCGGGGACCGCGCTCGCGCAAGCGCTCGGCAAGGAGCCGACCACGCGCCTTACGGCCATCGACGCGCTTCGTCGCGTAGTCCAATCGAAGCCCGATGACGGCGTGGCGCTGCGGCTCCTGGCGGATCTCTTGATGGCCACCGGCGCTCGCGCCGATGCGACGAGCGTCCTGGAGAAGCTCGCCGCCGACGGTCGCGACTCGCCGGTGCGAATGAAGGCCCTCTTTGACCTCGCGGCGATCCATCGGCAAGCGGGCGCGGTGGGCGAGGTGGAGCGCGCGCTCTCGACCATCGTGGACATGGATCCGCTGTCGGCTCCCGCGCTGCGAGACTTGGTCGCGTTGCGCAAAGAGGCGAACCCGAACGCGGCGGACCTCATGCCGCTCCTGTCGCGCCTCGCCGAGGCGGCGCCTACGGAAGAGGAAAAGGCGTCGGCGCTCGTGGAGCTCGCGGAACGGCGCGCCGCGTCTGGCGACGGCGCTGGCGCCGAGCGAGACATGATCGAAGCCACGGCGGTGTCGCCGACGGCGGCGCGATTGGCGCGCGTCATCGACTTGGCCGCGCACGATCGGGGCGCCGAGGCGAGGCTCTTGTCCGCGCTCGTCGCGCGCGGCGAGCAGCTCGGTCGTCCCAACGCCCCGGCGTGGGCTGCCCTCGGCGCACTCGAGGTTGACATGGGTAAGGCCGTGGAAGGCGTCGCCCACCTCAAGCGTGCCCTCGCGCTCGAGCCGTCGATGCCGGAGGCGCGCGCGGCGCTCGGCCGCGGCCTCGTCGGCCTTGGCAACGGTGAAGAGGCGGCGAAGACCCTATTCGCGATGATGTCGCCGGACGCGGCGCCGCTCTTGTCGCTGCGCGAACCAGGCGCGCTCCTCGCCTCCTTTGAGGCGGCGCTGGCCCGGGCCGGTCGCCGTGACGAGTCGGTGGTGGCGCGCGAGCTCCGCGCCGTGGCCGGCGCGCTCGACGACGGTGCCCACGTCGAACTCCGCGCCCGACGGCGCGGCGTGGTCCTCGCGCCAGGCGAAGGCGAACGGATCTTGGGCGTGGCCATTCCCGAGGAGGGGCGCGAACTCCTGGCGCTGGCGGGCGCCCTTGCGGGCCTCGAGGCCAAGCTCGTGCGAAGCGACGCAGCGGCGCTCGAGATCAACGCCAAGAAGAAGCTCCCGGCGAGCCACGCGCTACCGGTGATCGCCCAGTGGCTCGCGCGCCTCTTTGGCCTCGACGCACCGCCCGTTGTCTCAACGGAGCGCCTCACCTCCGTGCGGGTGCTCGCCATCGATGGCGAGTTGTGGCTCGGCGTGCCACCGGCGCTCGCTGCGAAGCCTGAGCCCGAGCAAGTCGCCTCGCTCGCGCGCGCGATGGTGCGCATGGCCTTGGCCGTACCCTACGTCGACGAGCTCCTCGCGGACGAGCTGTCGGCGCTGCTCGTGGCCACGGCGGAGCGGGCCGCCCCGGGATCGATGGCGGCGGTGCGCGGCATCGACGAGGCGCTCCTCGGCGAGTTCTCGCAACGGCTCACGCGCCTCGTGGGGCGGCGGCAGAAGAAGGCGCTCGTCGATCTTGCGGGGCGTGTTCCACCGCTTGCGGCGAGCTGCGGCGAGCTCTTGCTGCGCACCGTGGCGCAGGCAGAGCTTCGCGCGGCCTTCGTGGTGACGGGGGATCTTCTCGCGACGCTCGACAGTCTCAAGGCTTCCAACGCGGGGCTCCGTCGCGAGATGGACGCCGCGGGGCCGCGAGCGCTCGCCGCGGTGCTGACCCACCCGCTCGCTGGGGATCTCGTCCGCGCGGCCCTTAACCCCGTCACGACGGCGGCCCGCGTTCGCCTCGGGACGTTGTGGACTGGAGGCTCGCTCGCGCCGCCGCGTCGGTAG
- the rplQ gene encoding 50S ribosomal protein L17, which translates to MRHKNIGRKFDRNTSSRRAMFRNLAANLILHERIETTDAKAKELRRVADRLITKAKRIGEAAYTPQDKLSAEDKARRLHAQRLVGAYLPRFVTRTEVGGAPKRVDIVEKVFLDLAKRFAKRPGGYTRIIKIGLRRGDNAPLAIIEFVDGPAEAAAKAEA; encoded by the coding sequence ATGCGTCACAAGAACATTGGTCGAAAGTTCGACCGCAACACCTCCAGCCGCCGCGCGATGTTCCGCAACCTCGCGGCCAACCTCATCCTCCACGAGCGCATCGAGACGACCGACGCGAAGGCCAAGGAGCTGCGTCGCGTCGCCGATCGGCTCATCACCAAGGCCAAGCGCATCGGCGAGGCCGCTTACACGCCCCAAGACAAGCTGTCGGCCGAAGACAAGGCTCGCCGGCTTCACGCGCAGCGGCTCGTCGGCGCGTACCTCCCGCGCTTCGTGACGCGCACAGAGGTGGGCGGCGCGCCCAAGCGCGTCGACATCGTTGAGAAAGTGTTCCTCGACCTCGCGAAGCGTTTCGCCAAGCGCCCCGGCGGCTACACGCGGATCATCAAGATCGGCCTTCGCCGCGGCGACAACGCGCCCCTCGCGATCATCGAGTTCGTCGACGGGCCGGCTGAGGCGGCTGCCAAAGCCGAGGCTTGA
- a CDS encoding DNA-directed RNA polymerase subunit alpha, with protein MNTNIVTRNWRDLIRPRGMHVEPETLTEFYGKFTCEPLERGYGITLGNSLRRVLLSSLQGAAITAVRIEGALHEFTAVNDVVEDVTDIILNLKEVVLKAASAKTYTVRLEKEGPGPVYARDIQLVDGLQVLNPDHLIATLDKKGPIQMELTINVGRGYVPAERNKTATMSIGTIPIDALYAPVRKVNYTVTNARVGQQTDFDKLTFEVWTNGAVKPQDAVAYAAKILKEQLTIFINFEETDEASYQASAADDEPLNENLFKSVDELELSVRSANCLQNANITLIGELVQRTEQEMLKTKNFGRKSLKEIKEILAGYGLSLGMKIDNWPLMVERWKAQQNQN; from the coding sequence ATGAACACGAACATCGTCACTCGTAACTGGCGCGACCTCATTCGTCCGCGCGGGATGCACGTCGAGCCCGAGACCCTCACGGAGTTCTACGGCAAGTTCACCTGCGAGCCGCTCGAGCGCGGCTACGGCATCACCCTCGGCAACTCGCTTCGTCGCGTTTTGCTCTCGTCGCTCCAGGGCGCGGCCATCACGGCCGTTCGCATCGAGGGCGCGCTCCACGAGTTCACGGCCGTCAACGACGTCGTCGAAGACGTGACCGACATCATCCTCAACCTCAAGGAGGTCGTCCTCAAGGCGGCGTCCGCGAAGACGTACACGGTCCGCCTCGAGAAGGAAGGCCCCGGGCCCGTCTACGCGCGCGACATCCAGCTCGTCGACGGCCTTCAGGTGCTCAACCCCGATCACCTCATCGCGACGCTCGATAAGAAGGGCCCCATCCAGATGGAGCTCACCATCAACGTGGGCCGCGGCTACGTCCCCGCCGAGCGCAACAAGACGGCGACGATGTCCATCGGGACCATCCCCATCGACGCGCTCTACGCGCCCGTTCGCAAGGTCAACTACACGGTGACCAACGCCCGCGTCGGTCAGCAGACGGACTTCGACAAGCTCACGTTCGAAGTTTGGACCAACGGCGCCGTGAAGCCCCAGGATGCGGTCGCCTACGCGGCGAAGATCCTCAAGGAGCAGCTCACGATCTTCATCAACTTCGAAGAGACCGACGAAGCGTCGTACCAGGCCTCGGCGGCCGACGACGAGCCGCTCAACGAGAACCTCTTCAAGTCCGTTGACGAGCTCGAGCTGTCGGTCCGTTCGGCGAACTGCCTCCAGAACGCCAACATCACCCTCATCGGCGAGCTGGTTCAGCGCACCGAGCAGGAGATGCTCAAGACGAAGAACTTCGGCCGCAAGTCGCTGAAGGAGATCAAAGAGATCCTCGCCGGCTACGGCCTGTCGCTCGGCATGAAGATCGACAACTGGCCTCTCATGGTCGAGCGCTGGAAGGCGCAGCAGAACCAGAACTAG
- the rpsD gene encoding 30S ribosomal protein S4, with the protein MARYIGPVCKLCRREGMKLFLKGERCYSEKCSYTRRAYPPGQHGQARIKLSEYAIRLREKQKMRRIYGILERQFQKYYFEGTRRKGRTGEAMIQILESRLDNVVHRLGFASTRAEARQVVKHNHVLVNGKRVNIPSVQLNAGDKIEIRQQSRAIAGINASLAQVEKRPMMSWVELDKANFVGVFKGVPVRDELNEPPMREQLVVEYYSR; encoded by the coding sequence ATGGCTCGTTACATTGGCCCGGTGTGCAAGCTTTGCCGCCGCGAAGGCATGAAGCTCTTCCTCAAGGGTGAGCGCTGCTACTCCGAGAAGTGTTCGTACACGCGCCGCGCGTACCCGCCGGGCCAGCATGGCCAGGCCCGCATCAAGCTTTCGGAGTACGCCATCCGTCTCCGTGAGAAGCAGAAGATGCGCCGCATCTACGGCATCCTCGAGCGTCAGTTCCAGAAGTACTACTTCGAGGGCACGCGTCGTAAGGGCCGCACCGGCGAGGCCATGATTCAGATCCTCGAGTCGCGCCTCGACAACGTCGTCCACCGCCTCGGCTTCGCGTCGACGCGCGCCGAGGCCCGCCAGGTCGTCAAGCACAACCACGTGCTCGTCAACGGCAAGCGCGTCAACATCCCGAGCGTTCAACTGAACGCCGGCGACAAGATCGAGATCCGTCAGCAGAGCCGCGCCATCGCCGGCATCAACGCTTCGCTCGCTCAGGTCGAGAAGCGCCCGATGATGAGCTGGGTCGAGCTCGACAAGGCGAACTTCGTCGGCGTCTTCAAGGGCGTCCCGGTGCGCGACGAGCTCAACGAGCCGCCGATGCGCGAGCAGCTCGTTGTCGAGTACTACTCACGCTGA
- a CDS encoding bile acid:sodium symporter, translating to MHANENDTAPKAFSVAPQSRADRAEPAGILRRGDRWVREHSLLLLVLTMISAFSWPQLAAKVFARGATFHVPGTGWTYDAPSLALSVIILAAAIRCTPADFVRVFRSKAGVANLVTVYVAVPAVTLGIAFATMSLGGADLRAICIGLVLLMIVPVATTSAVWTRSSLGSVPVALSTIAITSLVAVALVPPMLGRLAGASGLEAMSAPLLAKVRFQVVFAFAVPLLVGTSIRSLLPRVATALEPVLSILSIMVLLAFIGDTTAALRPHLTSHDHLLAIALPLTVLVNVLAFAIGYTAARLRGLSNEETIALVFGTGMRSTSTALVVAALCFPASPIVALPPILWSFTQQLLAGVLSRRILHARDRAEPVLPLTRRMVQAAKRASRPTFDDIEALLEDSLVLNPKRAPLPSHPNG from the coding sequence ATGCACGCCAACGAGAACGACACGGCTCCCAAGGCTTTCTCCGTCGCGCCCCAGAGCCGCGCCGACAGAGCCGAGCCGGCCGGCATCCTTCGTCGCGGCGATCGCTGGGTTCGGGAGCATTCGCTCCTGCTCCTCGTCTTGACGATGATCTCGGCATTCTCGTGGCCGCAACTGGCCGCCAAGGTGTTTGCGCGCGGGGCGACGTTCCACGTGCCCGGGACCGGCTGGACCTACGATGCGCCGAGCCTCGCGCTGTCGGTCATCATCCTCGCCGCTGCCATCCGCTGCACCCCGGCGGATTTCGTTCGCGTCTTTCGCTCCAAGGCCGGCGTCGCGAACCTCGTCACGGTTTACGTCGCCGTGCCCGCCGTCACGCTCGGCATCGCGTTCGCCACCATGAGCCTTGGCGGAGCCGACCTCCGCGCCATCTGCATCGGGCTCGTCCTCTTGATGATCGTTCCCGTCGCGACGACCTCGGCCGTCTGGACGCGCTCGAGCCTTGGTAGCGTTCCCGTCGCGCTCAGCACCATCGCCATCACGAGCCTCGTTGCCGTAGCCCTTGTGCCGCCGATGCTAGGTCGGCTCGCCGGTGCCTCCGGTCTCGAGGCCATGTCAGCACCGCTCCTCGCGAAAGTTCGGTTCCAGGTGGTGTTCGCGTTCGCCGTCCCGCTTCTTGTGGGCACCTCCATCCGCTCGCTGTTGCCGCGCGTCGCGACGGCCCTCGAACCGGTCCTCTCCATTCTCAGCATCATGGTGCTGCTCGCGTTTATCGGCGACACGACGGCTGCGCTCCGTCCGCACCTCACCAGTCACGACCACCTCCTCGCGATCGCGCTCCCGCTGACGGTCCTCGTCAACGTCCTCGCCTTCGCCATCGGCTACACGGCAGCGCGGCTTCGCGGCCTCTCCAACGAGGAGACCATCGCCCTCGTCTTCGGCACGGGCATGCGGAGCACCTCGACGGCGCTCGTCGTCGCCGCGTTGTGTTTCCCGGCGTCGCCCATCGTCGCCTTGCCGCCGATCCTCTGGAGCTTCACCCAACAGCTCCTCGCCGGCGTCCTCAGTCGGCGCATCCTGCACGCGCGCGACCGCGCCGAGCCGGTGTTGCCGCTCACGCGCCGCATGGTCCAGGCGGCCAAGCGGGCCTCCCGTCCGACGTTCGACGATATCGAGGCGCTCCTCGAAGACTCGCTGGTTTTGAACCCGAAGCGCGCCCCGCTGCCGAGCCACCCGAACGGCTGA